The Atribacterota bacterium genome has a window encoding:
- a CDS encoding Mrp/NBP35 family ATP-binding protein, which translates to MNNTNSKVDQQKAQEDMNNKLKQNMSDIKHKILVLSNKGGVGKSSVSVNLSCALAEKGYKVGLLDADLHGPSVAKMLGFEGERLAGNNGFIEPIKVTENLKAVSMASLIKSPDTPLVWRGPLKGVAIKQFLAEVHWGKLDFLIIDSPPGTGDEPLSICQLIPELDGGVIVTTPQEIALTDSRKCIHFLRDINIPILGIIENMSGFRCPNCGEKIDLFMTGGGKKAADDFKVPFLGAIPIDVQMVKSGDQGQPFICSNGESETGQAFEEIVQAIISKINI; encoded by the coding sequence TTGAATAATACAAACAGCAAAGTTGATCAACAAAAAGCCCAGGAAGACATGAATAATAAACTAAAACAAAATATGTCTGACATAAAACATAAAATATTGGTTTTATCAAACAAAGGCGGTGTTGGAAAAAGCTCAGTATCAGTTAATTTGTCATGTGCTTTGGCTGAAAAGGGATATAAAGTTGGCTTACTGGATGCAGATCTCCATGGACCTTCTGTTGCCAAGATGTTAGGGTTTGAAGGAGAAAGATTAGCCGGAAACAATGGTTTTATTGAGCCAATAAAGGTAACAGAAAATTTAAAAGCTGTTTCTATGGCTTCCTTAATTAAGTCTCCTGATACACCCCTGGTCTGGAGAGGACCTTTAAAGGGAGTTGCAATTAAACAATTTTTGGCTGAGGTACATTGGGGAAAGCTTGACTTTTTAATCATTGATTCACCTCCCGGTACCGGAGATGAACCGCTATCTATTTGTCAGTTAATACCCGAATTGGATGGCGGGGTAATTGTGACTACTCCACAGGAGATTGCCTTGACTGATTCCCGAAAATGTATTCATTTCCTGAGGGATATCAATATTCCAATCTTAGGAATTATTGAGAATATGAGTGGATTTCGTTGTCCTAACTGTGGTGAGAAGATTGATTTATTTATGACCGGTGGCGGCAAAAAGGCAGCTGATGATTTTAAAGTGCCATTTTTGGGGGCTATTCCCATCGATGTACAAATGGTCAAATCCGGAGATCAGGGTCAACCTTTTATCTGCAGTAATGGAGAAAGTGAGACAGGTCAGGCTTTTGAGGAAATTGTTCAGGCAATCATATCTAAGATAAATATATAG
- a CDS encoding NifB/NifX family molybdenum-iron cluster-binding protein yields the protein MEKIAIAVDNNQVSAHFGRCPSFAIIELQDQKVVNQEIIPNPGHRTGFLPKFLAEKGVHTIICGGMGRRAIDLFNEKGIKAIVGVSGDIDEVIHKYLKGQLKESDSLCQPGAGKGYGIEKEDHHK from the coding sequence ATGGAAAAAATTGCAATAGCTGTTGATAATAATCAAGTGTCAGCTCATTTTGGCCGGTGCCCTTCTTTTGCGATTATTGAATTACAAGATCAAAAGGTCGTCAATCAGGAAATTATTCCCAATCCCGGCCATCGTACCGGTTTTTTACCTAAGTTTCTGGCTGAAAAAGGTGTTCATACAATTATTTGTGGTGGTATGGGCCGAAGAGCAATAGACCTTTTTAACGAGAAAGGAATAAAAGCAATTGTTGGCGTAAGTGGTGATATTGATGAAGTAATTCATAAATATCTTAAAGGCCAGTTAAAAGAAAGTGATTCATTATGTCAGCCTGGTGCAGGTAAGGGATATGGTATTGAAAAAGAGGATCATCATAAATAG